The Lonchura striata isolate bLonStr1 chromosome 16, bLonStr1.mat, whole genome shotgun sequence genome contains the following window.
TGAAACACCTCCAGTGTGAGAATTAACAAAAACCTCCATAAAACAAGGCACATCCTTTGAGTTCATAACGGTGGAAAAAGAAAGACGCGACACTGAATCCCAACGGAAAACCCGACCAGAACCGCTCGCACGTACCTTCCACCCAGAGAAAAGGTAAATATTGTGCTACTCTTAAATGAGTTTGCCACAAGACACACAGCTTAGTATAATCTAATAGTTTTTCTCAAGCTAAAATCCAGTTTTCTCttgatttcttttaaactgcTTTATATATAATtgctaatatttttaaatcttttaaatatatatttgttaaagtttatttcttttttattattttggggTTGGGGGAAATCTGCTttatatctttttttatttttttttcccccctccaataaattaatactttttttataGCTTATCACCGTCTTGTcccggggcggggaggggctgggcaggggcacgTCCCGCTGCCCCCAGGGCCACCGCCAGCCTTGCCCGCCCCCGCCAACGCCGAccgagaaagaaaacaaagtttaaaaatcaaaattaaaaacgGAGCAAAGAAACCCAAGTGCATttgcccgcccggccccgccaccAGCAAACGGCATCGGTGACACGCGGCTGGCGGAGCCACCGCGCCGGGCAGGGCTTGTGCTACATTCGGGTGGCGGTGACCCGCGGCaccggggctggcagggccacCGGACGGGTCAGTGGGAGCCCCCCGGAGCCCCGCTTCGGTCCAGAGCgtgttgctttgtttcttctgttgggttttgtttctgtggtttttgtttttgctttttttttgttgttgttttctgtttttttttttttttttgcttctgcaaAAGGGAGTCCTGCCGGAGCCGGCGCCGAGTCCGTGAGCACAATCCTGAGGTATCTTCTTCTTTGTGCAAACCCCGAGGGACGGGATGTCCGGGAGGGGACGGCTGTACAAAGGGGACGGggggagggcggcggggccggggggtcGTGGATCGTTGTGCCCTTGTGCCCACGTAAGCCCTGAGGTTCTCGGGGCCCTGGCGCCCCTCACTCCAGCATGGCATCCAGCTGGTCCGCCAGGTCGTCGAACATGCTGCCGATGTCGTCCAGGATGCTCACGGTGCTCTTCGACTCCACGGCCGAGCTGGGGGGTGACAGAGACGggtgagggcaggcagggacagggacactgtcccATGGCACGGCCCTCCTGCCCTTttgccctgcagtgcccagcactgtgTCCCCAGTGCCGTGGCAGTGTTCTGGCTCCACGTCCCCAGCGTCCCCTCTCCAAAACAAGCCCCAGGGCACCCACATGCCTAGGTCCCCCTGCCCATGCTGCTCCAGCAAGATGTCCTTCAGTGTCACCTCCCCAGGGCGGCTCCAACCAGGGTCCCCCAGCACCATCCCACTCCCACCGTGGTGTCACAGCCCGACCCCTGCACGGTCCTTACGGCCTCCTGTGCTCGGTGGCACCCCACACCGTCCCCGTGGCCCGCCACCCACCCCTGCGCCCCCTTACTCTGCCTGACTGTCCTCCTGCTTGATCTTCTCCTCCACCGCCTGCAGCGCGGCGGCCAGGGACGCGCTCGTCTCCTCCAGCTTCTGCTGCGCCAGCTCGGGGCCGCCGCTGTCGACGGACGGGCTGGCGATGGTGGAGCGCGGCGGCTTCACcggcacctgctggggctgagcaccGGGCGACAGGGGCTTggcggggctggagcagagcgAGGGCGGCGTGCTGGAGGGCTTGGCCGCGGGGCTCAGCTGCCGGGCTGGCGACGGGGCCGGCGTGGAGCTGGCGCTCACCGACTGGATGGCGGCGTGGGGCTTGGGGGGCTTGGGCGCCGTGGGGGGCGGCGTGGGCTTGGGGGACACCGGGGGCGGCGTGCCATGGACCCGCTTCACCTCTGCggagagaagggagaggggcaggagggcggcggggccggctgGGACCCCCGGCGTCCGCCCCGCGGAGCGCCCGTCGCGGGGGGCTGGCGGGCACCTACCTGGGCTGCCGGGGCTTGGGATGGGCACCTTTTTGGGGACGGGCACCGGCGGCCCAGGCATCTTCTGAGGCGGCTGCGTCAGCACAGGCTTGGGGGACACCGGCGGCTTGAAGGGTTTCTTGGGCTCGGCGGGCGCCGGGACGAACTCGGGGCCgtcggggcgggcggcgggcggcggcgtgGGCGGCGGCTCGGCCCCGCTCAGCTCCGAGGCCGGCCGCCGCTTCACGGTGCCGGTGCCGTTCTGGTACACGGCCAGCGTGGGCGGCTCCAGCGCCGGCTCCTTGTCCTTGGCTTTGGGCCGGCGCTTGACGGTGTCGGACTCGGTGAGGACGAAGCGGACGCCGtcctgctggctctgcctggcCCGGATCCGCCGCTTGAGCGTGGCGCTGGCCTCCACCTTGGCCAGGTCCCCGTGACGGTGGGCCGGGGACAGCCCCTCGCCCGTCTCCCCGCGGGCCGGCCCCAGGGGCCGCGGCCGCTGCTTGATGGTGAGGGTGCCGTCCTCGGCGAAGGGGATGCCGTCGGGGGAGCCGCCGCGTTCCACCCGCAGCCGCTCGCCGGGGCCGTCGGCGGCCGCCTCCGAGCGCACGCTGTCGGCGCGCTCGCGGCGGGCGGCCGCCACCAGCCCGGTGACGGGGCCGCTGATGGTCCGCCGCCGGTTCACCACCTCCCCGTCCAGCCCGATGGCCTCCTTGTGCTTGACGGTGGCCAGGACGGTGGCCACGCGGGCGCGGTCGGGGCTgcccgggggcgggccgggctgcAGGTAGTAGCCCTCGGGCGCCTTGGCCGGCGCCGGCCCGGCTGCCACGTGCGGCTTCTGCAGCGCCAGCGCCCGGGCGCCGCCGCCGATGGAGGACATCTCCAGCATGGCCGCGATGCTGCGCACGCTGCCGGCGCTGCCCGTGTCCACGCTGCCGCCCAGGTCGCTCGCCCGCCGCTGCTCCCGGCGGCCCTCGCCCTCGGCGCTCGGGGCTCCGACGGCCGCCTCGCCCTCACCCTCCTTGGGGAAGTCCTCGGCCATGCCGGCGCTGGAGATGGCGGAGCTGGAGCGCTTgggagggggcggcggcggTCCCTTCTTCTTGGGGCGGACGGCGAAGGACTGGCTGCGGTTGACGTTCTTGTCGCCGCCGGCGGGTGCCCGCACCGAGTGGCTGCGGCCCACGCGGCGCTGGACGGTGGCGTAGGGCCCCGCGTCCGGCACCAGCAGCTCGTCCCGCTCCTGCTCGCTGTCCGAGGCGGCGTAGCGGTTCAGGCTGTGCGCCCGCTTCTTCGGCCTGCCCGGCTCCTCCTCGCCCTCGCCCGCCGGCGGCAGGCACAGCACGGGCACCGAGACGGGCAGGACGGGCACccccggcggcgccgcctcgcccTCGGCGGGCTGCGGCAGGACGTAGGCGAAGCCGCGGTGCGTGGGCGACTGGGGCAGGGAGCGCGGCGATGCCGGGCGCTCGCCGGGCGGCAGCAGCTGCGGGGTGGGCTTCACCTTGGCGGTGGCGTGAGGGGCCGCCGGGCCTTGTGGGGACGAGGGTCGTGCCTTGCCGGGGGTCTGCGGCGGCGTCAGCTGCCCGGCGGAGGCCGCGAAGGGCTGCCGGGGCTTGCCGGGCACCGGCGGCACGCTGGCGCGCTTCACGGGGTGGCCGTGCCGGGGCGGGCGGCTCTCCTTGGGCGGCGCCGGGGGGCTCTCCCCGGCCCCCTCGGCCAGGTACTCCTGGCTCTTGgagatggcggcggcgggggcgcccCGCGGGCcgtcccccagcagctcctgcgaGCTGCTCATCAGCCGGGCGCGGCCGCCCAGCCCCGGCGGCGAGCGGTAACCGGGGGCCGCGGGGTTCGTCGCCTTCTCGGGGGGCTCCTCGGGGCCTTCCCCCGTCATGGCCACCTGCAGCTCGCTGCTGAGCTCGCTGTCCTGGAAGGTGGTCATCTTGGGCGACTGGCACTCGGGCGGCTCTGGCGGGGGGGACTCGATGGCCAGCACCTCTGGGCTCGGCCCCGACGCCTTCCTCTTCAGCGTGCCCGGCTCGTACTTGCCCAGCTCGGCGCGCTGCAGCTCCGCCAGCTTCTTCACCGCCAGCATCAGCTTCTTCTGGTGGCCTGTGGGCGGCACATGCCGTCAGTGGCACCGCCGAGGCCAccgccggcagcgccgcgcGCGGGGCCTTACCCAGCTTGGTGATGCCGATCTCCTGCAGGTCCTCCCAGGTGATGTCGGTGATGAAGTCGATGTTCTCGTAGCCGTTCTCCACCAGCACCTTGTAGTACTGGGACAGGCCGATCATGGACAGCCACAGTGCCAGGTTGGCCTGGGTGGGGTGCGGGGCACGGCTCAGcaccagctggcagcagggtcTGGCCCCGCCACCCCGGGCACCCCGGCAGCCACGGAGATCCCATCTTGCTGGGGGATCGCAGCCCCAGGGGACTCTCcttgtccctgtgctgtccctgtgccccacaaGCATCCTGGGCTACTGCCAGCCCTATTCCCGTGGGAAGCTCTCGCTGTGCCCAGACATTGGGGCAGGAGGGTGTCACAGTGCCACATGCACATGGATGCTTGCTGGGGAGCTGCCAGGAGGGAACGtgggcagctctgggaccaTGGAGCCAACTCCCACCCTAGTCCAGTACCACCCCTCCCTGGAAGAGAGGAGGGGACTCGTTGCCACCATGGATGTGGCTTctgtgcccctggccctgcagagccctcacCGGTTTGTACTCGGGCAGCCACTCGGGGATGTTGAGGTTGTTGATCTCGGAGGCGATCTTCTTCCTGTGCCCCGGCTTGGTGACCCCGATGGCCGTGAGGTCCTGGGGCAGAGAGGGGGGTCAGTGCCGCCCTGCTCCGGCCGTGCCTCCCTCCCAccgcccccggccccacctcCGGCGTCATGCGGCTGATGGTGGTGATGTCGTAGCCGGCGTTGATGAAGTTGGGAGCGTagagctgcagctggaactTGCAGAGCCACTGGTACACGGCCTCCGAGCTCTGGGGCGAGAGGGGACGCGGGGatgggggcagctctgggcacggGGACCCGCCACTCCTGCCCATgtccccccggctgtccccacCACGCGCTCCCCGCTCACCTTCCCCTCTGATGGAGGCTCCATCTTCTTCAGCTGGGGCTCGgcggggggctggggggcgTAGGGGGAGCTGGCCACGCTCTGCGACCGCGACGAACCTGCCGGAGGGGCAGCGGTCAGCGCGGCCCGGGCTGCCCAGCCCCGGGCTCCGGCCAGGTGGAAGGGAGAGCcgagccctgccctgggctgccacAGCCGCACCCCCGGCTTGGCAGGGCCAAGGGAGGCACAGGAGCGCGGCAcccacccagcacagcagcccgGAGCACCCGCGGTGCCTGGACAGGGTGCTGCTCCTCGGGGAGGGGCAGGCGAGCTGCTGCACCCAGCAGGGCCCCGAGCAGCGGGACTCGGCCAGACCTGGCCTCCAGAGCGAGCGTCCCTggtgcccaggcagcagccacagcGGTCTCTCTGCCCAAAACCCTCTGGCCCCACTCCTCTGGCCTTGCCACCCGCCAGGCAGGCTCGCTCGAGCTGTTCATCCCTTGGGCACCCCCCCACGGGCATCCCTTGGTGCCCTCCCTCCAGGGTACGGAGGGCTGCCCTGAAATTTTTCCCTCAGGCTTCTGATGAGGATGGACAAGAGAAGCCCCTTCCCCCCCACCAGCAACTGCATCTTCCGtgcgtgtgtgcgtgtgtgcatCCTCCCTGTGCGTGCATCCTCCGGGCATCCGCATCCCTCTCGCGTGGGCATCCTCCTCACATGTGCATCCCTCTGCCGTGTGCATCTCCCTCACGTCTGCATCCCACTTGCGTCTGCATCGCTCCAGCATGTTTCCCCCTCTCCCTAGCAACGCCTGCGCCCCCCTCCCCGCGTGTCCGCCCCCCTCCGTGTGCGCACCCCCTCCCCTGAGCGCATCCCCCCTGCCCAGGTCTCTGTGCCCGCTGCCTCCTCCCGTCCCCGCAGCTCGGGGCATCCCCCCACGCCCACCCCCACGTGTGCATCTCCCGTCTGTCCCCCCGATTCCCAGGCACGTGCCACTCCCGTGGCGTGGGCACCCCCGTGGCGTGGCCATGCtcccgcagccccccagacggcGGTGGCGGGGTGGGGACCCCGCTCGggctccagcagggctggcGGGGggccagggaagggaaggggccGGGGAGCAGCGGTGCCCCCCCTGCCCGCCCcacgccgccccccgcccccccacGGGCCCCCACTAACCGAGGCAGGAGAAGGCCTGGCAGCAGCCGAAAGGCGAGAGAGTCATTTTTTACCCACACGTTTTTCTTCTGGCGACGGGTGCCGtggcaataaaaaaaaagacaaatccCTGGATCCACGGCACGgccagggctcctcctgctccggcagccgggcGGCCGCAGCACGCACCTGCGGGGATGTCCTGCGCCTTGGCCGGCCCATCGCCCACGGCAGACTCTTGCGCAGAAGCCTTCTGGGAAAGGACCGTTGCCAGCAGCTGAAAAACACCCCGGGAATGGGGGGAGAGAGCAGGCAGGAGTGAGGCGGGCGGAGGGGCCGGCGGGTGCGTGTCGCGGGTGTCGCGGGTACCGTGGATGCTGCGGGTGCCGTGGATGCTGCGGGTGCTCGTGGATGCTCGGGCTCGGGTGGGCAGGGAGGGTTGCAGCAGATTTCGGCAGCAGCGGGGAGAGCGGGAGCAGCAGATGGTGCTTTGCCGGCAGCAGGAGCCCGCGGCGCCGCCGCACCCCAAAGCCAGCCTGGCAcatgcccagcccaggctgccggcacgggctgtggggtgccctgtgcccacaggaCGGAGCCCCCCTGGCCGGCAGCATGGTGGGGGTCAGGGGCAGGACGTGGGCACGGCAGGCAGGGTGCCAGGGGACGTGGGCTGGTGGGTGCTGGGGTCAGCAGGCCGGTGGGTGCTGGGGTCGGAGGGCTGGTAGGTGCTGGGTCAGAGGGCTGGTGGGTGCCATTGCCAGGGAATGGGACAGCCCaggggcagtgcagggctgtTGTGGCAGCGGTGTCAGGGCAGTGTGCAGTGCAGTGTGCCAGGCTGGTGGCAGCCGTGCACTGGTGGCAGTGTGCCATGCCAGTggcagcagtgtgtgcagggcagggcagtgcagaGCGCAGTGCAGAGGCCCCTGCGAGTGGCAGCAGAGAcgtggcacagcagctctggatggACCTGTGGAATGttttgccaggggctgggcccgGACCCAGGCAGCACTCGGGGGCCGGGTGGAGGGGACGCGCTGGTGGCCGCTGTCGGTGACAGCATAGCTGGTGGCACGCAGGGCAGGCAGCAAGCGCTGCAGgactgcagccagcagcagctggcacggCCGCCCCGGGGCTGCCTTACCTTGACGCCTTCAGAGCCGGCGTGCAGGGCGTGCGCCCCGCTGCCCGCGCTCTGCCCGCTCCCCGAGCTGCGCGCCGAGGCCACGCTGCCcgtgctgcccaggctgctgcgGTCACCGCCTGCGCCCAGAGGAGAGAGAGGCtgtcagggccctgagcccagTGTCACCGCGGCGTGGCCGTGCCCACCGGAGCCACCGCCACGTCCCGCGCGTCCCCGCCGCTCGCCGCACCTGCGAAGGGTTTCCGCAGCACCCAGATCTCCTCGGCGGGGGCTGGCGTGGCCGATCCGCCCTGCGACGACGGGGACAGGTGGGACGGGCTCATGTCGGCCCCGCGGGACCCTtggtggcagagcagagcagagagagcGGCCGTCAGGCGCGGGGCTCCGCGCTCGGGCTCGCACGAGGCGACCACGGCCCGGTCTGGCGCCGCCGCACCGGGAGCAGCCCCGCAGGGAAGGTGTGGGAGCCCGGCTGTGTCCTGCCCAGGGGTGCCAGAGCCATCCTAGGGCCTGTCCCACCCCAGGCTGAGGGGACGGTGACCAGCCCTGGGCCCTGTCGTGCAGAGCATCCCCTCCTCACTGCCAGCCAGGGACAGGCCCACAGTGGGGTGTTCAGTGCCCTGGCTGAGCCTGGACAAGGGACAGGGACTGTGCCATCCCTTcacaggatgggatggggacatgaCCCAGTACAGGGAGCAAAGGGAGCCGGGCAAACTCAAGCAGTGGGGACCAGGGTCCCcaccccactgtccccatgtccctgcagctgcctgcaccCATCTGTGGGGACACGGGAGCTGTGCAGGACCAGGCACCGGGTGCTGAAACCCTGgtgacacccaggggacacagcAGTGGATGAGAGGAGCTGGCCCTCCTCTGGGGCACAGCTTGAGGGTCACCCCAGGGCACGGCTCCTCACCAGCTCACTGTGCTGGCCACCTCTGCCAGGTCCCACTtgccccagggacacccagctcCGAGTGCAGGGGGGAAAACAGCATCAGGTGAGATGGACAACAGCCctacagagccagtgctgccatgGCTGTGCCACTGTCCTGCCAGCCACGGGGCACTGCCACCCTGCCACCAGCTGTGGGACGTTGTCACCCCACTGCCAACCAAGCCACTTCTGTTCACGGAGCTGCTCACTCCAACAGCACCAACCGTAGCAGGGGGCAGAGGGTACAAGGTGATAAAGTCACTGAAGGAGCACAGCAGGGGACAAACGGCCCCCCTGAATCAGActggcacatccctgagctGCACATGCTACAGTCACACCAAGAGGAGCCTGGGCTTGTGCAGCTCCATGCCACCCCAGCAGGAGAGAAAGCCCCAGAGAAAAGAAGTGCTCCCTTGTCCCTAGTGCCAGCACggccccagtgccccccgcacAACCTCCTCAGCCGCTGCCACCAGGGCATGTGCACAGACCCCTGCCCGAGGCATCGAGGACTGCGCCCCTGCaagcccctgcccctgggcactgctggcatcCGTCACCTGCCTGTGTCCCGGGGACGGTCCCCAGGGTTCAGCCGGGCTCTGCCTGCGCTGAGCCAGCCCCGAGAGCATCCCCAGAGCCGCAGCCCCTTCCAGCTCCACGcgtgcagccctgcctgctcagAGCCgggccctgcaggagctgtggctggcagAGGGTCcccgagcccgtggcacagaGCCGTGGCACAGAGCCGTGGCACAGAGCCGTGGCACtgcgctgccagccctgcccggcaCAGGCCCTGAGCGCTTTGGGGGTGCCCACGCACCCGGACACGAGCACGGGGCACACTGGGGTGGGCAGGGTGGCTGTGCCTCGGGCAGGTGCTGGAGCGGGCGTGGGGAGCGATGGCACGCCCGTGCCACCCCGGCACCCCCGCCGCACGCATGCACGCGCATGCACACGCTGCATGCACACGCACACGGCCTGCAGCCCCACgctgcatgcacacacacacacacacacacacggccTGCAGCCCCCCGGTGAGGGCGAGAGGGCGAGCAGAGAGAAAAGACTCGACACACGCtttaaagggaaagaaaggaaaatccatGGAGAGCACGAAGCGAGCGGTGAACTACCTTGTCCGTAACGCGGCTCGTCGGCACTGCTAGGGGAGAGCCTGTGATAGCCAAAGGAACTGAAAAGAGTCTGATGGGAATGTGGTggtggaggtggaggtggaggcAGGGAATGGAACGGATGGGACGAGGCGTCACCGTTTAGCACAGCAGCCCCGTAAGCCGGGAGCGGGATCTTTTGGAAGTGTTGGGGGATTGTTACAGTCTCCCATGAACCTGATAATAA
Protein-coding sequences here:
- the CASKIN1 gene encoding caskin-1 isoform X1; translation: MGKDQELVQAVKAEDIAAVQKLLQRPKPGKAKLLGSAKKVNVNFQDTDGFSALHHAALNGNTELISLLLEAQAAVDIKDNKGMRPLHYAAWQGKKEPMKMVLKAGSSVNIPSDEGQIPLHLAAQHGHYDVSEMLLQHQSNPCIMDNSGKTPLDLACEFGRVGVVQLLLNSNMCAALLEPRAGDSGDPNGTSPLHLAAKNGHIDIIRLLLQAGIDINRQTKAGTALHEAALCGKTDVVRLLLDSGINAHVRNTYNQTALDIVNQFTTSQASKEIKQMLRDASAALQVRAVKDYCNNYDLTSLNVKAGDVITVLEQHADGRWKGCIHDNRTGNDRVGYFPSSLVEAISKRTGSWETVTIPQHFQKIPLPAYGAAVLNGDASSHPFHSLPPPPPPPPHSHQTLFSSFGYHRLSPSSADEPRYGQGSRGADMSPSHLSPSSQGGSATPAPAEEIWVLRKPFAGGDRSSLGSTGSVASARSSGSGQSAGSGAHALHAGSEGVKLLATVLSQKASAQESAVGDGPAKAQDIPAGSSRSQSVASSPYAPQPPAEPQLKKMEPPSEGKSSEAVYQWLCKFQLQLYAPNFINAGYDITTISRMTPEDLTAIGVTKPGHRKKIASEINNLNIPEWLPEYKPANLALWLSMIGLSQYYKVLVENGYENIDFITDITWEDLQEIGITKLGHQKKLMLAVKKLAELQRAELGKYEPGTLKRKASGPSPEVLAIESPPPEPPECQSPKMTTFQDSELSSELQVAMTGEGPEEPPEKATNPAAPGYRSPPGLGGRARLMSSSQELLGDGPRGAPAAAISKSQEYLAEGAGESPPAPPKESRPPRHGHPVKRASVPPVPGKPRQPFAASAGQLTPPQTPGKARPSSPQGPAAPHATAKVKPTPQLLPPGERPASPRSLPQSPTHRGFAYVLPQPAEGEAAPPGVPVLPVSVPVLCLPPAGEGEEEPGRPKKRAHSLNRYAASDSEQERDELLVPDAGPYATVQRRVGRSHSVRAPAGGDKNVNRSQSFAVRPKKKGPPPPPPKRSSSAISSAGMAEDFPKEGEGEAAVGAPSAEGEGRREQRRASDLGGSVDTGSAGSVRSIAAMLEMSSIGGGARALALQKPHVAAGPAPAKAPEGYYLQPGPPPGSPDRARVATVLATVKHKEAIGLDGEVVNRRRTISGPVTGLVAAARRERADSVRSEAAADGPGERLRVERGGSPDGIPFAEDGTLTIKQRPRPLGPARGETGEGLSPAHRHGDLAKVEASATLKRRIRARQSQQDGVRFVLTESDTVKRRPKAKDKEPALEPPTLAVYQNGTGTVKRRPASELSGAEPPPTPPPAARPDGPEFVPAPAEPKKPFKPPVSPKPVLTQPPQKMPGPPVPVPKKVPIPSPGSPEVKRVHGTPPPVSPKPTPPPTAPKPPKPHAAIQSVSASSTPAPSPARQLSPAAKPSSTPPSLCSSPAKPLSPGAQPQQVPVKPPRSTIASPSVDSGGPELAQQKLEETSASLAAALQAVEEKIKQEDSQADSAVESKSTVSILDDIGSMFDDLADQLDAMLE
- the CASKIN1 gene encoding caskin-1 isoform X2 — translated: MGKDQELVQAVKAEDIAAVQKLLQRPKPGKAKLLGSAKKVNVNFQDTDGFSALHHAALNGNTELISLLLEAQAAVDIKDNKGMRPLHYAAWQGKKEPMKMVLKAGSSVNIPSDEGQIPLHLAAQHGHYDVSEMLLQHQSNPCIMDNSGKTPLDLACEFGRVGVVQLLLNSNMCAALLEPRAGDSGDPNGTSPLHLAAKNGHIDIIRLLLQAGIDINRQTKAGTALHEAALCGKTDVVRLLLDSGINAHVRNTYNQTALDIVNQFTTSQASKEIKQMLRDASAALQVRAVKDYCNNYDLTSLNVKAGDVITVLEQHADGRWKGCIHDNRTGNDRVGYFPSSLVEAISKRTGSRGADMSPSHLSPSSQGGSATPAPAEEIWVLRKPFAGGDRSSLGSTGSVASARSSGSGQSAGSGAHALHAGSEGVKLLATVLSQKASAQESAVGDGPAKAQDIPAGSSRSQSVASSPYAPQPPAEPQLKKMEPPSEGKSSEAVYQWLCKFQLQLYAPNFINAGYDITTISRMTPEDLTAIGVTKPGHRKKIASEINNLNIPEWLPEYKPANLALWLSMIGLSQYYKVLVENGYENIDFITDITWEDLQEIGITKLGHQKKLMLAVKKLAELQRAELGKYEPGTLKRKASGPSPEVLAIESPPPEPPECQSPKMTTFQDSELSSELQVAMTGEGPEEPPEKATNPAAPGYRSPPGLGGRARLMSSSQELLGDGPRGAPAAAISKSQEYLAEGAGESPPAPPKESRPPRHGHPVKRASVPPVPGKPRQPFAASAGQLTPPQTPGKARPSSPQGPAAPHATAKVKPTPQLLPPGERPASPRSLPQSPTHRGFAYVLPQPAEGEAAPPGVPVLPVSVPVLCLPPAGEGEEEPGRPKKRAHSLNRYAASDSEQERDELLVPDAGPYATVQRRVGRSHSVRAPAGGDKNVNRSQSFAVRPKKKGPPPPPPKRSSSAISSAGMAEDFPKEGEGEAAVGAPSAEGEGRREQRRASDLGGSVDTGSAGSVRSIAAMLEMSSIGGGARALALQKPHVAAGPAPAKAPEGYYLQPGPPPGSPDRARVATVLATVKHKEAIGLDGEVVNRRRTISGPVTGLVAAARRERADSVRSEAAADGPGERLRVERGGSPDGIPFAEDGTLTIKQRPRPLGPARGETGEGLSPAHRHGDLAKVEASATLKRRIRARQSQQDGVRFVLTESDTVKRRPKAKDKEPALEPPTLAVYQNGTGTVKRRPASELSGAEPPPTPPPAARPDGPEFVPAPAEPKKPFKPPVSPKPVLTQPPQKMPGPPVPVPKKVPIPSPGSPEVKRVHGTPPPVSPKPTPPPTAPKPPKPHAAIQSVSASSTPAPSPARQLSPAAKPSSTPPSLCSSPAKPLSPGAQPQQVPVKPPRSTIASPSVDSGGPELAQQKLEETSASLAAALQAVEEKIKQEDSQADSAVESKSTVSILDDIGSMFDDLADQLDAMLE